One genomic window of Solanum dulcamara chromosome 10, daSolDulc1.2, whole genome shotgun sequence includes the following:
- the LOC129870033 gene encoding uncharacterized protein LOC129870033: protein MVDGEKKPPMSYIYEAMDRDKESIEKAFIYDERKYMNVFKIIDARWTDQLHQPLHAAGHILNPGLYYKNNEMKTLTEEVWLGYHACVERMILDKTLQDKIGDELGVYMKVDGLLEIESAIRARTLRSLVEWWMQYGHNVPNLQQFAIRVQSLTCSSSGCERNWSVYEHIHTKKRNRLELKRLNDLVFIKYNRTLVRRYNARNTIDPILLDNIDDANEWLTGALQNHEDEEVYEGEGLTYGDVATASGVEENIYGFRGSTLRGKEKRVATGSSSYSNRSRTLVEESSDEEEDEDQVEVEPLLMAIQEFEDLVEE, encoded by the exons ATGGTGGATGGGGAGAAAAAACCACCAATGAGCTACATTTATGAAGCCATGGATAGGGACAAAGAAAGTATTGAAAAAGCATTCATTTATGATGAAAGGAAATATATGAATGTTTTCAAAATCATTGATGCAAGGTGGACGGATCAACTTCATCAACCTTTACATGCAGCTGGACATATTTTGAACCCGGGGctctattataaaaataatgagatGAAGACTTTAACTGAAGAAGTGTGGTTGGGATATCATGCATGTGTTGAGAGGATGATCCTAGATAAAACTTTGCAAGACAAAATAGGGGATGAGCTTGGTGTGTACATGAAAGTTGATGGGCTACTTGAAATTGAGTCGGCCATTAGAGCTAGAACCTTAAGGTCACTAG TTGAATGGTGGATGCAATATGGTCATAATGTCCCAAACTTGCAACAATTTGCTATTAGAGTGCAAAGTTTAACTTGTAGCTCATCCGGTTGCGAGAGAAATTGGAGTGTGTATGAACAT ATTCATACTAAAAAGAGAAACAGGCTTGAGTTAAAACGCCTGAATGATCTAGTGTTCATCAAATATAATAGAACATTGGTACGTCGCTACAATGCTCGCAATACCATTGATCCAATTTTGTTGGATAATATTGATGATGCAAATGAATGGTTAactggagcactccaaaatcatgaagatgaagaagtatATGAAGGAGAAGGTCTCACTTATGGTGATGTTGCTACGGCTAGTGGTGTGGAGGAGAATATTTATGGTTTTAGGGGGAGTACTTTAAGgggaaaggaaaaaagagtagctACAGGTTCAAGTTCATATTCAAATAGAAGTAGAACTCTTGTTGAGGAGTCCTccgatgaggaagaagatgaggaccaagtagaagtagaacccttgttgatggcaattcaagagtttgaggatcttgttgaagaatag